One stretch of Nycticebus coucang isolate mNycCou1 chromosome 7, mNycCou1.pri, whole genome shotgun sequence DNA includes these proteins:
- the LOC128589732 gene encoding basic salivary proline-rich protein 2-like, whose translation MRAARPAPPRLADTGGAGARREQSCPPPPPPPPPPPSPPPRPPPTRPQGPAALPRPPARPARTPLRSRGGSGRGVWNIESRRGLCSAGLRPEGGAAQRLRKKGGGRSSRRGGGDAGDPRALWPPAAAARLGSSRPRSQQVPRRPRGEGRARRRRACSLLAWRRGARRRRPAGASYSARSRALSPRLSSPGGRTRPPARGQDKERGGDLAGYSLPPLVAEPVPGKAEARAPSRGAAVPWGGFRPGPASGARLPIGLPTSPELTASPPPRRGRGEPGTPVPRVPSAEKNS comes from the exons ATGCGAGCAGCCCGGCCGGCCCCGCCGCGGCTCGCGGACACCGGCGGCGCGGGCGCCCGGCGCGAACAAAGCtgcccgcccccgcccccgccccctcccccaccgCCGTCGCCGCCGCCCCGGCCGCCCCCCACGCGGCCCCAGGGCCCCGCCGCCTTACCTCGGCCGCCCGCCCGGCCCGCTCGCACGCCGCTACg AAGCCGAGGAGGCTCTGGCCGGGGAGTGTGGAACATTGAAAGTCGGAGGGGGTTGTGCAGTGCCGGGCTCCGGCCGGAGGGTGGCGCCGCCCAGCGCCTTCGGAAAAAAGGGGGGGGTAGGAGCTCCCGGCGAGGCGGAGGGGATGCGGGAGACCCCCGCGCGCTGTGgcctcccgccgccgccgcccggctGGGCTCCTCCCGGCCGCGCAGTCAGCAAGTTCCGAGGCGACCGCGGGGGGAGGGGCGGGCGCGGCGGCGGCGCGCGTGCTCGCTGCTCGCCTGGCGGAGGGGCGCGCGTCGCCGGCGGCCGGCGGGCGCGAGCTATTCCGCGCGCTCCCGCGCACTCTCCCCGCGCCTCTCTTCACCCGGGGGGCGCACGCGTCCGCCCGCGCGCGGCCAGGACAAAGAGCGCGGCGGGGACCTGGCGGGCTATTCCCTGCCGCCCTTGGTCGCGGAGCCGGTGCCCGGGAAGGCGGAGGCGCGGGCGCCGTCTCGCGGGGCCGCCGTGCCGTGGGGTGGCTtccggcctgggccagcctcCGGGGCGAGGCTGCCCATTGGGCTACCCACCTCCCCAGAGCTGACTGCATCTCCTCCGCCGCGCAGGGGCCGCGGGGAACCTGGGACCCCTGTACCTAG AGTTCCCAGTGCAGAAAAGAACAGTTGA